A stretch of DNA from Bacteroidota bacterium:
GAAATAACAATACTATCCTTAACCTCTTGATTTTGTGATTGACGAATGGGTAATGTATCTGTGTTAGCAATCGGTGCATAGTCTGTCAGCTTATTGGGTCTGACTCTCTTTTCTGTTTTTCGGTTTTCTTTTTTGACATCTCTTTTGAAGTAGCTGTAGTGGCTATAACGTTTACCTGAACAGCCTGATAGAAAAAGGCTAACCAATGCAGTATAAAGTAGTATTCGTAGTTTCATACAGGCAAGCTATTGATATGCCTATGAAACAAAATGGTACATTTTGCAAGAAGGGCGGGAATAATTTGCAAAAAATGCAAATTGTGATTTCACAAACAATATTCGCAATGAAATCTTTACCAAGCAGCTTGCCTACATTTTAACCACCTCTGAAAACCCCAATGGTTCGGCAACCATTTTAAGAAGTAATTGCTGCCTTCGCTATTTGGTAGAACCCGACCCAAAGGAACAAATGGCACTCACCGTTGTCGTATCTTTGGAGTTAAAACCGCTCTATCAAAACAACTGAGGTGCTGCACCTATGTTGTACCCAAGATAAAAAACACAAATTTTAATATTATGTAATAATTTGATTACAAGCATTTTAATTGTAAATTTTAAAACAACAAACGAACTTGTTTCAGAATCTCACTCTGTGTTAACCTTGAATGGGTAATGCGATGCCGACCTTCGTCGGCAATAAAAAAGCCCCTTCAAAAACTTGAAGGGGCTGGCAAAGCTATGCTTTTCTAAATCCTATTTATATTTTTCCGTCAAATAAACATTTGCATACTCTTCGGCTGCGTCTGGAGAATCAAACAAAATGGGTTTACCATGCTCATTTTTAATAATTTCACCCAAAATCATTTTAGGGTCATTAAGATTGTAAAAACATAAGTATTTATCTGATTGTATATAAGCATTCTGATCTTGTTGGTAAACAAGAGGCGGTTCAACAGTTACCCAAATGCTTAAACCATTAATAATAAGTTCTTTTGACATAATATTATTTCACTTCTTCGTAGTCAACATCGGTTACGTTGTCTTTACCGTCGCCTGCACCTGCGTTAGCACTTGCATTTGCTCCGGGGTTACCTTCGGCACCACCTTGCGCATTGTACATATCCTGGCTGGCAGCTGCCCAAGCATCGTTCAGTTTTTGCATGGCAGCATCAATACCGGTGATGTCTTTGTTAGCGTGCGCCATTTTAAGGTCTTTCAAGCCTTCTTCAATCACTGATTTTTTATCGGCAGGTATTTTATCACCGTACTCTTTCAACTGTTTTTCAGTTTGGAAAGCAAGGCTGTCGGCTTGGTTCAATTTGTCCACTTCTTCGCGGGCTTTGCGGTCAGCATCAGCATTCGCCTCTGCTTCGCGTTTCATTTTTGCAATTTCCTCTTCGCTCAAGCCGCTGCTTGATTCGATACGGATTTTTTGCTCTTTGCCTGTGCCTTTGTCTTTTGCGCTTACGTGCATAATACCGTTAGCGTCAATATCAAACGCAACCTCAATTTGTGGAACACCGCGTGGGGCAGGAGGGATGCTATCCAAGTGGAAGCGACCCAAAGTACGGTTATCACGTGCCATCGGACGCTCGCCCTGCAATACGTGAATTTCTACGCTGGGTTGGTTATCGCTGGCAGTACTAAATGTTTCAGCTTTTTTAGTTGGGATGGTAGTGTTGGCTTCAATCAGTTTGGTAAATACACCGCCCATAGTTTCGATACCCAACGATAGCGGGGTAACATCCAACAACAACACATCTTTTACTTCACCGGTTAATACACCGCCTTGAATTGCAGCACCAATAGCTACTACTTCATCAGGGTTAACACCTTTGCCGGGTTCTTTACCGAAGAATTTTTTAACAGCGTCTTGTACAGCGGGGATACGAGTGCTACCACCCACCAAAATCACTTCGTCGATATCGCTAACTGTTAAACCTGCATTTTTCAATGCGCTGCGGCAAGGAGCAATGGTACGGTCAACAAGGTCGCTTACTAATTGTTCAAATTTTGCGCGGGTAAGGGTGCGCACCAAGTGCTTAGGCACACCGTCAACAGGCATAATATAAGGCAAGTTAATTTCGGTTGAAGTAGTGCTTGAAAGCTCTATTTTAGCTTTTTCGGCAGCTTCTTTCAAACGTTGCATTGCCATTGGGTCTTTAGTCAAGTCAGCGTTTTCGTCGCGTTTAAACTCGTCAGCCAACCAGTCAATGATTTTGTTATCAAAATCATCACCACCCAAGTGGGTATCACCGTCGGTTGATTTTACTTCAAATACACCGTCACCCAATTCAAGTACAGAAACGTCGTGAGTACCACCACCGCAGTCAAATACCACAATCTTCATGTCTTTGCTGCGTTTGTCCAAACCATAGGCAAGGGCAGCGGCAGTAGGCTCGTTAATGATACGTTTTACTTCAAGACCTGCAATTTCGCCGGCTTCTTTGGTTGCTTGACGTTGTGCATCGTTAAAGTAAGCGGGTACAGTAATAACGGCTTCTTTTACTTCGTGACCTAAGAAATCTTCAGCGGTTTTCTTCATTTTTTGAAGTACCATGGCCGATATTTCTTGTGGTGTATATAAACGGTCGCCAATTTTAACACGCGGAGTGTTGTTATCGCCTTTGGCAACTTGGTAAGGGATACGTTTAGTTTCTTCTTTAAGGTTATCGAAGGTTTGACCCATAAAACGCTTGATAGAATAGATAGTGTTTTGAGGGTTTGTGATGGCTTGGCGTTTGGCAGGGTCGCCAATTTTGCGCTCACCATTATCTAAAAATGCAACAATGGACGGAGTGGTGCGTTTGCCTTCGCTGTTGGCAATTACCACGGGCTCGTTACCTTCCATTACGGCTACACAACTGTTGGTTGTGCCTAAGTCAATTCCGATTATTTTTCCCATTTTATTTCGTTAATGTTTTTTAGTCAGGATACATTTTACAATAGCAGTGCCATTGCGTTTGTGCTGACAATTTGGGGCGAAACGGCAGTAATTAGTCAGCGTGGATAGTAATGATACTGACAAGTGCTGACAGAGTGGCAGTATTGAGTGCTAAATAAAAAAGTCCGACTGCAACAGCAACCGGACTTAGTTGTAAAAAGTATTTGTAGTGGCTTACCACCAGCCGTAATCCCAGTAGTCGTCTTCAGAGTATACTGTAATCTCACTGCTACCAAAGTATCTTTGGTAAGTATTGTTTAAGTAGCCGAACACTTCAACCTTGTATTCACCAATGCTAAACGCATTCATTTCCATCCAGTAACCGTAATAATCGGGGGTTATGGGGTATTCAAATTCACCTTGGTATACCCAGTAATCATCGTCGCTTGAGCCGTTTACATAATCTCTAAAGTATGCCTTCACTTTCATTTTATTGCAGGTAACCGGTTTTATGTCGTCAACAATTATGTAAAAAGGAGTACTTTCAACAGCATCAAACAAAAACACATCCCCGTAAATTGGGTTCTGCATACTGTCTAATTCGCTTGCTATTGATACTGTTTGAGCTTTTATGGCACCAAAAGAAAGCACAACAAAAGCCAGTAAGAGGATTTTTTTCATAGGTAAGGTTGATTTGAACCCAAAACTAAAGTTTTTCATCTGATTTTTTCATTTGGTTAGTAAAGTTTTATCCAATAATCGGATGAAAAGTAAATGACGGCATTTGACATTTAGCATTTATCAAGAACAAAATGCAACCGGTAAGCTTGGAATATTTAAGATGATGGGTAGGCACGCCGATTAAGTTTTCGGCTCTTGATTGATTATAAACACCCTTCTATAATGTTTCTCTGGAGTCTTATCAGTATAGAAAATTGTGATGTTAAAGAAATAAGTGCCATAGGGCGGGAACTGTTTTTTATGGATATCTATTCCATCCCAGCAATCATTGAGACTGCAACATTGCATTACTAAATCTCCCCAGCGATTATACATACTTATTTCGTACGCAACAGCAGTATTACTAATAGTATCAGAAAAACAAAGCTTGAAAGTGGAGTCGAGTGAAAAACCGATTTCATAACCCACATCAGTTACTAGTAGAGTTGTATTCCCTTCATTTAAAACAAAGAGTTGCAAGAGGAAAAAACCGTTGCACATTTTAAATCCTACTTTCCCGTTACAACCCCGATAATAGCCTCGGCGACACGTTCTCCGTCCATAGCGGCGGAAACAATACCCCCCGCATAGCCTGCACCTTCGCCGCAAGGATATAAACCGCTTATTTGCGGGTGCTGTAAACTTTCTTTGTCACGAGGGATGCGAACAGGGGAGGATGTGCGCGATTCTACCCCTACTAACACCGCATCATTGGTGTAGTAGCCCCGCATTTTTTTGCCGAAGGCTTGCAAACCTCCCCGCAAACGGGTGGCAACTTCAGCGGGTAATACATCATCTAATGAAACAGGGGTTACTCCCGGTATGTAAGAGGTTTCAGGTAATGACGAGGATATTTTTTTATTTACAAAATCAGTTACCCGTTGTGCTGGGGCGGTAAGGTTGCTGCCGCCTTTTACAAAGGCACGTTGTTCAATTTCAGCTTGCAAATACATGGCGGCCAAGGGTCCGTGTTTGGCAAATTTTTGCCAGTCTTTTTCTTCAATGCTCACCACCATGCCGCTATTGGCAAACTTACCGTTGCGTTTGCTGGGGCTCCAGCCGTTTACCACCACCTCACCCGGTGCGGTTGATGCAGGTGCAATAATTCCACCCGGGCACATACAAAAACTAAACACTCCTCTGCCGTTCACTTGCTCCACCAAACTGTAACTGCTGGGCGGCAAAAACTCACTACGCACATCACAGTGGTATTGGATACGGTCAATCAGTTCTTGCGGATGCTCAATGCGCACACCCAAGGCAAAGGGTTTCGCTTCAATTTCGATTCCCTTTTTATGAAGCAACTCAAAAATATCGCGGGCACTGTGTCCGGTGGCCAGTATGATATGTCGGGCGACAAACTCTTCACCGTCCGCAGTTTGTACTCGTTGCAGTTGGTTGTTTTGATGAATAATATCCGTTACCCGCTTATTAAAAAGTACTTTACCGCCAAAACGGATAATGGTCTCACGCATGGCAGCTACAATATCGGGCAGTTTATTGGTGCCAATGTGCGGGTGGGCTTCGTAGGCAATGTTTTCAGCGGCACCATGCTCTACAAATACCTGTAATATTTTGGCAACGTTACCGCGTTTATTGCTGCGCGTGTATAGCTTACCGTCGCTGTAAGTACCGGCTCCGCCTTCGCCAAAGCAATAGTTACTATCGGGGTTTACCACACGGTCTTTGTTGATGGCTGCTAAATCGCGGCGACGTTCTCTAACATCCTTGCCCCGTTCTAATATCACGGGCCGTATGCCTGCCTCAAGCAAGCGCAACGCCGCAAACATTCCCGCAGGGCCTGCACCGATGATAATTACCTCGTGAGGGGCATTTGTACAATCGTGATAATTCGTAGGATTTTCAAAAAGGGGAACAGCGGGAAGTTTTCCTGCCCCGTCGGTTTTCAACACGTATTCGATGACCAAACGGACGATAATGTTCGCTTTTCGGGCATCAATCGATTTTTTACGGATTTTCCAATCAGAAATTTTATCAACATCTATACGCAGCTTTTCAGCAAGGCGCAGCAATGTTTTTTCGGGAAAAAAAGCCTCTTCAGGCGAGAGATATAGTTCAGTTGTATTGTTCATAAGTTAGGTTTCTATCCTAAAATGTTACTGCAATTTTAATTAAAAAATTAAAAAGCCCATTTTTGCAGCAAAAATCCTGCCATGAGAGATATAGAGCATTTGAAGAAAATGGCCACACAAGTGCGCCGAGATATAGTGAGACAAGTACACGCAGCTAAGTCGGGACACCCCGGCGGGTCGTTGGGTTGCGCCGATTACCTTACCGCCTTGTACTTTGATGTAATGCAACATACCCCCCAGCCGTTTGATATGACGGGTAAGGGGCAGGATGTTTTTGTACTGAGCAACGGTCATATTTCGCCTGTGTTCTACTCAGTGCTTGCCCGCAGCGGGTATTTTGATGTAAAAGAACTTAGCACTTTCCGTAATATAAACTCACGTTTGCAAGGCCACCCTGCTACCCACGAGGGCTTGCCCGGTGTGCGAATTGCCAGCGGTTCATTGGGTCAGGGGCTTTCTGTTGCAGCAGGTATTGCTTTAGGCAAAAAGCTGGAAAACGAGAACAACCTTGTATTTGCCCTATGCGGTGATGGTGAGTTGCAAGAAGGCCAGATTTGGGAAGCGGTGATGTATGCCGCCCACAACAAGGTGGATAACCTGATAGTAGCGGTTGATTTTAACGGCCAGCAAATTGACGGCAGCACCAAAGACATCATGGGCTTTACAAGCCTTAGAGAGAAGTTTGAAGCTTTTGGCTGGCAAATACTTGAAATGGATGGTAACGTGATGGAAGAAGTGGTAGCTACACTTGAAAAAGCAAAAGCGATGGCTTTTAACGGCAAACCTACCATGATAGTAATGAAAACCGAAATGGGTGCAGGCGTTGATTTTATGATGGGTAGCCACAAATGGCACGGTATAGCTCCTAACGATGAGCAATTGGCAGCCGCATTGGCACAATTGCCTGAAACGTTTGGTGATTATTAAGAGTTTTGGGTTTACGGTTGTAAGTTAAATACGTTTACAAAGCATCCCCTCTTAAGGTAAAATTAACTGTAAACCAAAAACTTAAAACTGTAAACTGATATAATAAAAGGCACAGTTTTTTCATTGATACAATGAACACTACGGAAAATTAAAGGATGAACGGATATAAAAAATACCTGTTGGCCGCTTTGCTGAGCCTATTTATGCTGCCCTCGTTTTCGCAAAAAAAGACAAGGATTTTGTTTTTGCTGGATGCATCGGGTAGTATGTGGGCAAAGATGGAGAAGGACAATCGTATGACGGTTGCTAAAAACCTTCTCAGTAAGATGGTTGACAGCCTTAAAACCTTTGATTTTGTTGAGGTTGGTTTGCGTGTGTATGGGCATACCAGCCCTAAAGCTGCCCAAAATTGCAAAGACACCCGTTTAGAAGTTCCTTTTGGGAAAGACAATGCCGAAGACATTAAAAAGAAACTGCAAGGGATAAAGCCCAGCGGTACCACACTGATAGCCTATTCGCTTACACAGGCCGCCTATGATTTTCCCAACCAACCGGGTTGGCGAAACATTATTATTTTGATTACCGACGGTATTGAAGAATGCGACGGCGACCCCTGTGCTGTTTCAGAAGCCTTGCAAAAACAAGGCGTAATGCTTCGTCCGTTTGTTATCGGGGTGGGCGGTAATGAAAATTTTGCGGGTGCTTTTGAGTGTGTAGGCAGGTATTTTGATGCCAAAACCGAAGGTGATTTTGAGAGTATTTTGGGCACGGTAGTTTCGCAAGCGTTAAACGCAACAACGGCTCAGGTAAACTTGCTGGATATAAAAGGCAGGGCGACTGAAACCAATGTGAACATGACGTTTTACGACTCGCGCAGCCACAAAATAATTTATAACTACATACACACGATGAACGACAGGGGAGTGCCCGATACCTTGGTGCTCGACCCCGGTTATAAGTACGATATGGTAGTGCATACCTTGCCGCCAGTGTATAAATACGGTATTGAGGTGATGCCCGGCAAACACAACATTATTGCTGTGGATGCCCCGCAAGGAGATTTGATGCTGAAAATGGACGGACTTACCAACTATGAGCGCGTATTTGCACGCGTAATGCAAGGCGGGAAAACCGAAACCATTAACGTGCAGGAGTTTAATACCCGACGCAAGCTGATTGTGGGCAAATACGATTTAGAGGTGCTTACTACACCGCGCGTGTACATGAACAACGTGTCGATAGACCAAAGCACTACTACTACGGTAACTATTCCGCAGCCCGGTAAACTAATTTTACTATTGGGTAATGAGTTTACGGGGGGTATTTTTACCATGAATAAGAACAACAATTTTGAGTGGGTAGCCGATTTTGACCCTAAAAACCGTAAACAAACCATATTGTTGCAACCTGGTAAATACAAGTTGATTTTCAGGCCGATGAAGGCCAATTTAACAGTGCTTACTTCTGAACGTGAGTTTGAAATCACATCAGGGGGAGCTACAAATATTAATTTGAATTAAAAATTTACGGGTTAGCTGAGGGCTTTACAGCAGTCCTCGGTTCACCAATAAGTCAGTAACTGAAAAATGAAACACTACGATATACTGGACAAGAAAGATACCCGCTCTGGTTTTGGGGCAGGTTTGTTAGAATTAGGAAAAACCAACCCTAATGTAGTAGCCCTTTGCGCCGACCTTACCGGGTCGTTGAAAATGGATGCCTTCCAAAAAGAGTTCCCGCAACGCTTTTTCCAAGTAGGTATTGCAGAGGCAAACATGATGGGCTTGGCCGCAGGTTTAGCAACCACCGGTAAAATACCCTTTACAGGAACGTTTGCTAACTTTTCTACCGGCCGTGTTTTCGATCAAATTCGCCAGTCTATCGCATACTCGGATAAGAACGTAAAAATATGTGCTTCACACGCTGGTTTAACCTTGGGTGAAGACGGAGCTACCCACCAGATATTAGAAGACCTTGGGCTGATGAAAATGCTACCCGGTATGACGGTGATTAACCCCTGCGATTTTAACCAAACCAAAGCCGCTACCATAGCTATTGCTAATCACCACGGTCCTGTTTACTTGCGTTTTGGCCGCCCTGTAGTGCCAAACTTTACTGCACCCGACCAAAAATTTGAGATTGGTAAAGCAGTAATGCTGAACGAAGGTACCGATGTAACCATTGTTTGTACAGGCCATTTAGTATGGAAGTGTATCGAAGCCGGACATATTTTGGCCGAGAAAGGTATCAGTGCCGAAATAATAAATATACACACCATTAAACCTTTGGATGAAACTGCCATCTTACAGTCAGTTGCAAAAACCAAATGCGTAGTAACCGCCGAAGAACACCAAATGAACGGAGGCTTGGGAGACAGTGTATGCCAGTTATTGGCACGCACCACCCCTGCACCTGTTGAGATGGTTGCCGTAAAAGATACTTTTGGCGAAAGCGGTACTCCCGAAGCATTGATGACAAAATACGGATTGGATGCTCCTGATGTGGTAACTGCCGTACAAAAGGTTTTGCAACGCAAAGGATAAATTGCGTACATAACCTTACACCGTAGTTGAGCGAGGCAAACCCCCAAATAAGCGAAGATGAGCAACTGGTGCGCCAGTTTAAAGACGAACGCACGCGCAGCCTTGCCCTACACCTCATTATTAAAAAATATGAGAAGAAGGTGTATTGGCACATACGCAAGATTTTAATTGACCACGACGATACCGACGATGCCCTTCAAAACACCTTTATCAAGGTGTGGGAAAACCTCTTAAATTTTAGAGAAGACAGTAAGCTGTACACTTGGTTGTACCGTATTGCCACCAACGAGGCCTTGGCTATTTTGAAAAAGAAGCGCACCCGCTTCTTTTTGCCGCTTGTAGATGTTGAAGCTGAGTTAAGCTCAAAAATTGACAATAGCAGCCATTATACAGGCAATGAAATTGAGCGCAAGCTGCAAAAGGCTCTGCTGAAACTGCCCGAAAAACAACGTATAGTGTTTAATATGAAGTATTATGACGATATGAAGTATGAAGACATGAGCGAGGTGTTAGGTACCAGTGTGGGCGCATTAAAGGCATCGTACCACCATGCCGTAAAAAAAATTGAAAGATTTTTAGAAAGTGATTAAACCATAAGCTGTTATACTTATCAAATACACAAATGGAACCGAATGACGAACATATACGAAAGCTGACAGGCAACTCAAAACCCGAGGAAAACTTTAAAGTCCCTCAGGGTTATTTCGAAGCGTTTTCTTCTACCGTAAAAGAAAAAATTGAGAGTAGGTCGCAACCCAAAAAGGCACCCTTTTACAGTGTTTTTTTACGCCCCGTGTTTTCAATCCCGGTGGCAGCGATTATTGTGATTGTGGCAGGGTATTTTGTGTTCTTTTCATCCCCAACGCCTGAACAACCGGTGCTTGTAACTGCCGAAATGCAGGACACATTAGATATTAGCGAAGAAGCCATCGAAGAGTACTTGGCAAATGATATTGAACTGGTGGGTGTGGATGAAACACTGGATGAAGATATACTGGTGTATGTGCTTGAAGCTGATGATGATAAAGTATCGGTAGAAACGGTGGATAGTAAAGGCCGCTCAGGGGTTATAAAGGACAGCGCCGCTGAATTGGATGCGGAGGATATTGAAGAGTATTTGCTTGAACACGCCGACGAAACATTATTTGAAAACCTTTGATAATAACAACGAGTATGAAAAAGATAATAATAGCATTATTGATGGGTTGCTTTGCGGTGAGCGCATTTGCACAACCCGATAAGGAAAAGATTAAAGAGCTTAAAGTGGAGTTTTTGAAAAAGAAACTGGCTCTTACTGAGGATGAAGAGAAAAAATTTATGCCTTTGTACGAGAAGTTTATGACGGAGAGCGAGGAGCTACGCAAAACGTTTAAAACAGACATTGATTTAGAGGATGTTGACCTAACCTTTATGACCGATGCCGAATGCGAAAAACTGATTAATGATATTATAGAGTTTAAGCAAAAAGAGGTGGATTTGATTAAAAAACACACGGCTGAGTTTAAGAAAGTGTTGCCTGTGAAAAAGGTAGCGATGATTTTTAAGGCCGAGGTAGAGTTTAGGAAGCACCTGTTTAAAAAGCTGAAAGATAAACGCAAAGACAAGAAAAAAGGGGATAAGGGTGATAAAGGCGACAAGGGAGACAAAGGCAAGAAGGGTAAAAAAGATGTGCCTGAAACAGAAGACGAAGAATAATAGAGACGTTTATAGATATCTATAAAAAAAATGCAGGCGGCCCATTGGGGCCGCCTGTTTAGTTTAGCTTTAGCAATCCTTTGTGGGAATATTTTTCAGGGGTATACTTAGTACACTTTAAAACTCACTTTTGTGGCGTTTTGCAACAGTTCATCGCTAACCATATAAACAGGATAATTACTTTCAGAAGCACTGATAGTGTATTGCTTTGTACCCGATAGGTTGCGTTTGCCAAGCCGCACCTCAACAACACCGGGCGAGGGGTTAAAATCTGTTTCGGCATCGCCATCCTGCACACGGATAATCACCGGGCTGCTTGCTTGGTCTTTAAACAGCAATACCCAATTACCGGGCTTAGTATTAAAAACCAATTTTTGTTCGGCATCAATACTCACACTGTCAAGTTTACTTACCAATTCGGCAGGTTTCACAGGTTGCGGCCTGAAACGGAAATACAGTGCAAGGTTCCAAACCATTGCTGATGAATCCACCAAACGCTGCATCATATACTTTTTACCATCCTTAACAAAAAAGGCAGTGTTTACTGATTTATCAGGATTTTCAATCAGCACCAAAACGCCGTTTCTATACTCAAAACAACCAATCACTTTCACTTCCTTGTTTTCATTCAACGAATTAAAATAATCAGCTCGTTTATCCTCGGGGATTAAGTTATCCAGCTCTTTAGCCGATGATTTAACGTAAAGTTTTTTCATCGCCTTCCAGTCTGATTTCCGTACAACAGAAACCAATTCAGTAAGGGTTTGGTAGGGTGTGGCTTTATCACTTTTACCGCTAAAACCGGCAGAGGTTTCCTGTATAATATTGTTTTGTCCTGAGGCAAATAACTGCCCTTTAAGAGTGTAACTAATAAACCCGTTATTGATGGCATCGGGTTTTATTCCGGGCAATGAAGCGGGTATCTTTATTTCCAAATCACCTATCGTATAATCAGGGTACTTGTTTTGAGCATTAGCTGCATAAGGGACGGTGAGTAGCATAAGTAGTAAAACTTTTTTCATAACGGATGAATTAGAAGGTAAACTCGGGTGTATCTATCCCTTGAAACAAAACATAGTCAACAGAGTAAGAGGCCATACCCCATCCACCGGTAACAGTGCCCACTATTTTTATTTTGCCCAATGTGCCTTTTATTTTTCCTTGCATGGGCGGGGGAGCAAAGCAATAATTACCGCTAAAACCTAACCCTTCAATAACCACTTGTAAATCGGCAGTAATAAAACCCGCTGCTAACGAAACCCCTAACCCACCACTTATGCTGCCATTGGCAGCAAAATCGGCACAAATTTGCGGAGCCCCCACACATTGGGTGGTAGCGTTAATAGCTAATGATGCGTTGAGCGATGCTCCGCATAAAAAATCAGCAGTGGCAACATATGGAATGCCGTAGAATGGGAAACGGCAATTAATACCGTACGACCAATTCATTTGGCCCTCGTACTTAGTTTGGCCCTTTATAAACGTATTGCAGCACTCTTGAAAGGTGGCGCGGCTAAATTGTCCGTTGGGTACAAGGCTGCCGCCGCTGTTACACCGCCGGCCTGAGATAACATCAATGATGTTTTGGATAGGATCGGCACTAAAGTTTATTTGCAAAGATTGGGTAGTAACCTTGTCTTTGTTAACGGCCTTGATAGAAGCATTTTTTGTTATTGCGCCTGAGGTGACCGACAAAGGAATGTCAACCACTTCCCACATCGCCGATGGCCCTACATTTAAGGGGACATAAATGAGATTGTTTGCAGGGCAACCGTTTCCGTTAAAAGTTACTTGGGTAACTGCGGGCACAGCAGTGTTTGTGCCTACACACATTTGTGTTGCTGCAAAGGTTTGCAAAGTGCCTGTGTTGGGAGGCATAATGCGGGTATCAGAATAGGAAACACCCTGTACAGTATAAGTTACTGTTATCGGACCGCCCGCAAACCCTGCCGGAACTGCCGCAACCACATTAGTACCCGAAAATTGCCCGAAAGGGGTTTGCCAAGTTACATCGCCCGAACCGGGGTAGGGAGTGGCCGAAAGTGTAACAAAACCGTTGGAGCAAACAGGGTCGTTATCCATGGTTACCTTAATACTGTATATAGTAACGGGTACATCGTATGAGCCTATTTTATTTACAATATCGTGCGTGGCGTTTGGGTCGCCTGCATGTATTGAGCATCCTCCGCAGTTGTATGTGTCAATCACATTACCGTCTCCACCTCCACCCGATGGGCGACTAAATGTAACGTCGTAGTTTCCCGTTATTTTAGCCTGTACAGATGTGCCTGCCGCAGGGGCGTTGGCCATATCGGGTTTAAGTGTTCCGGTCCAGTTAATGGTTTGGTTGGGGCCAATGTTAAGTTGATTAGGTACGACACTCCATTGTATGGGGCCTTCAGAAACAATGTTTACATTACCCGATTCGTACTTGTCGGTGGTTTTGCCTTGTTGACCCTGATAGGTGCTA
This window harbors:
- the dnaK gene encoding molecular chaperone DnaK; this translates as MGKIIGIDLGTTNSCVAVMEGNEPVVIANSEGKRTTPSIVAFLDNGERKIGDPAKRQAITNPQNTIYSIKRFMGQTFDNLKEETKRIPYQVAKGDNNTPRVKIGDRLYTPQEISAMVLQKMKKTAEDFLGHEVKEAVITVPAYFNDAQRQATKEAGEIAGLEVKRIINEPTAAALAYGLDKRSKDMKIVVFDCGGGTHDVSVLELGDGVFEVKSTDGDTHLGGDDFDNKIIDWLADEFKRDENADLTKDPMAMQRLKEAAEKAKIELSSTTSTEINLPYIMPVDGVPKHLVRTLTRAKFEQLVSDLVDRTIAPCRSALKNAGLTVSDIDEVILVGGSTRIPAVQDAVKKFFGKEPGKGVNPDEVVAIGAAIQGGVLTGEVKDVLLLDVTPLSLGIETMGGVFTKLIEANTTIPTKKAETFSTASDNQPSVEIHVLQGERPMARDNRTLGRFHLDSIPPAPRGVPQIEVAFDIDANGIMHVSAKDKGTGKEQKIRIESSSGLSEEEIAKMKREAEANADADRKAREEVDKLNQADSLAFQTEKQLKEYGDKIPADKKSVIEEGLKDLKMAHANKDITGIDAAMQKLNDAWAAASQDMYNAQGGAEGNPGANASANAGAGDGKDNVTDVDYEEVK
- a CDS encoding transketolase family protein is translated as MKHYDILDKKDTRSGFGAGLLELGKTNPNVVALCADLTGSLKMDAFQKEFPQRFFQVGIAEANMMGLAAGLATTGKIPFTGTFANFSTGRVFDQIRQSIAYSDKNVKICASHAGLTLGEDGATHQILEDLGLMKMLPGMTVINPCDFNQTKAATIAIANHHGPVYLRFGRPVVPNFTAPDQKFEIGKAVMLNEGTDVTIVCTGHLVWKCIEAGHILAEKGISAEIINIHTIKPLDETAILQSVAKTKCVVTAEEHQMNGGLGDSVCQLLARTTPAPVEMVAVKDTFGESGTPEALMTKYGLDAPDVVTAVQKVLQRKG
- a CDS encoding VWA domain-containing protein, with the protein product MNGYKKYLLAALLSLFMLPSFSQKKTRILFLLDASGSMWAKMEKDNRMTVAKNLLSKMVDSLKTFDFVEVGLRVYGHTSPKAAQNCKDTRLEVPFGKDNAEDIKKKLQGIKPSGTTLIAYSLTQAAYDFPNQPGWRNIIILITDGIEECDGDPCAVSEALQKQGVMLRPFVIGVGGNENFAGAFECVGRYFDAKTEGDFESILGTVVSQALNATTAQVNLLDIKGRATETNVNMTFYDSRSHKIIYNYIHTMNDRGVPDTLVLDPGYKYDMVVHTLPPVYKYGIEVMPGKHNIIAVDAPQGDLMLKMDGLTNYERVFARVMQGGKTETINVQEFNTRRKLIVGKYDLEVLTTPRVYMNNVSIDQSTTTTVTIPQPGKLILLLGNEFTGGIFTMNKNNNFEWVADFDPKNRKQTILLQPGKYKLIFRPMKANLTVLTSEREFEITSGGATNINLN
- a CDS encoding RNA polymerase sigma factor, encoding MSEDEQLVRQFKDERTRSLALHLIIKKYEKKVYWHIRKILIDHDDTDDALQNTFIKVWENLLNFREDSKLYTWLYRIATNEALAILKKKRTRFFLPLVDVEAELSSKIDNSSHYTGNEIERKLQKALLKLPEKQRIVFNMKYYDDMKYEDMSEVLGTSVGALKASYHHAVKKIERFLESD
- a CDS encoding FAD-binding protein; the protein is MNNTTELYLSPEEAFFPEKTLLRLAEKLRIDVDKISDWKIRKKSIDARKANIIVRLVIEYVLKTDGAGKLPAVPLFENPTNYHDCTNAPHEVIIIGAGPAGMFAALRLLEAGIRPVILERGKDVRERRRDLAAINKDRVVNPDSNYCFGEGGAGTYSDGKLYTRSNKRGNVAKILQVFVEHGAAENIAYEAHPHIGTNKLPDIVAAMRETIIRFGGKVLFNKRVTDIIHQNNQLQRVQTADGEEFVARHIILATGHSARDIFELLHKKGIEIEAKPFALGVRIEHPQELIDRIQYHCDVRSEFLPPSSYSLVEQVNGRGVFSFCMCPGGIIAPASTAPGEVVVNGWSPSKRNGKFANSGMVVSIEEKDWQKFAKHGPLAAMYLQAEIEQRAFVKGGSNLTAPAQRVTDFVNKKISSSLPETSYIPGVTPVSLDDVLPAEVATRLRGGLQAFGKKMRGYYTNDAVLVGVESRTSSPVRIPRDKESLQHPQISGLYPCGEGAGYAGGIVSAAMDGERVAEAIIGVVTGK
- a CDS encoding transketolase, translating into MRDIEHLKKMATQVRRDIVRQVHAAKSGHPGGSLGCADYLTALYFDVMQHTPQPFDMTGKGQDVFVLSNGHISPVFYSVLARSGYFDVKELSTFRNINSRLQGHPATHEGLPGVRIASGSLGQGLSVAAGIALGKKLENENNLVFALCGDGELQEGQIWEAVMYAAHNKVDNLIVAVDFNGQQIDGSTKDIMGFTSLREKFEAFGWQILEMDGNVMEEVVATLEKAKAMAFNGKPTMIVMKTEMGAGVDFMMGSHKWHGIAPNDEQLAAALAQLPETFGDY